Proteins encoded by one window of Streptomyces sp. ALI-76-A:
- a CDS encoding ADP-ribosylglycohydrolase family protein — translation MTPPAPWHEDTPAPTTPTQPHPPHAADDEAAPQGPPAPDDESRTGGSGGNDKAEGEAEAVNPAPRPRAPGRTPNSDGGAEAVRPAPPPQAPRRTEGLLLGLAAGDAAGWPAARHRAARMPDWTRRLTRELDTFAEQNATTTLPVPIALNQPPEPLRLGPSDDAEWAAFAAEALLRAGDDSALGDLSRQRRTRAAIDLTWNAVASEVAAAAERAPEVESAVLPLRARISVRAGLGNLATGLRPPATGHDNPHFFDDAACVRACVLAVAHPGDPELAADLAEFDARYTQDGDGVHGARAMAAAVALALAGADVHSCTHAALAELPESTEIGRNARHALRLADEAESAFALIPLLEHQIVDHVYSYGIAAAETVPVALALATAAHGRIAEAVPAAACLSRVADSAPALVGALTGALGGGASVPASWRDACRTLSGCALPRLTGTDLVELAELLEAAQPAPPGG, via the coding sequence CGCACCCGACGACGAAAGCCGCACGGGTGGTTCGGGTGGGAACGACAAGGCCGAAGGCGAAGCCGAGGCCGTGAACCCGGCCCCGCGGCCGCGGGCACCGGGTAGGACCCCGAACTCCGATGGCGGAGCCGAGGCCGTAAGACCCGCCCCGCCGCCGCAGGCACCCCGCAGGACCGAGGGCCTCCTGCTCGGCCTCGCCGCAGGGGACGCCGCCGGCTGGCCCGCCGCCCGCCACCGCGCCGCCCGCATGCCCGACTGGACCCGCCGCCTCACCCGCGAACTGGACACCTTCGCCGAACAGAACGCGACCACGACCCTCCCCGTCCCGATCGCCCTGAACCAGCCCCCGGAACCCCTGCGCCTGGGCCCCTCCGACGACGCCGAGTGGGCGGCGTTCGCCGCGGAGGCCCTCCTGCGGGCCGGCGACGACAGCGCCCTGGGCGACCTCAGCCGCCAGCGCCGTACCCGCGCCGCGATCGACCTGACCTGGAACGCCGTGGCGAGCGAGGTCGCCGCCGCGGCGGAACGCGCCCCCGAGGTCGAGTCCGCGGTCCTCCCCCTGCGCGCCCGCATCTCCGTCCGGGCCGGTCTCGGCAACCTCGCCACCGGCCTGCGCCCGCCCGCCACCGGCCACGACAACCCGCACTTCTTCGACGACGCGGCCTGCGTACGGGCCTGCGTCCTCGCCGTGGCGCACCCCGGCGACCCCGAACTCGCCGCCGACCTCGCGGAGTTCGACGCCCGCTACACCCAGGACGGCGACGGCGTGCACGGCGCCCGCGCGATGGCGGCGGCGGTGGCCCTCGCCCTGGCCGGAGCCGACGTGCACAGCTGCACCCACGCCGCGCTCGCCGAACTCCCCGAGTCCACCGAGATCGGCCGCAACGCCCGCCACGCCCTGCGGCTGGCCGACGAAGCCGAGAGCGCCTTCGCCCTGATCCCCCTGCTCGAGCACCAGATCGTCGACCACGTCTACAGCTACGGCATCGCGGCCGCCGAGACCGTCCCGGTCGCCCTCGCCCTGGCCACCGCCGCGCACGGCCGGATCGCGGAGGCGGTACCGGCGGCGGCCTGTCTCTCCCGGGTCGCGGACTCCGCCCCCGCGCTGGTGGGGGCGCTCACCGGCGCGCTGGGCGGCGGCGCGTCGGTCCCCGCGTCCTGGCGGGACGCCTGCCGCACCCTCTCCGGCTGCGCGCTCCCCCGGCTCACCGGCACCGACCTGGTGGAACTCGCCGAACTCCTGGAAGCCGCACAACCGGCCCCACCAGGGGGATGA
- a CDS encoding ADP-ribosylglycohydrolase family protein, which translates to MTPRTEESAAPSLEERVTGALVGAAVGDALGGPVEGYSPAQILERHAGRVHGVVGPWHGDAWRTARPLAPYHKGDGHVTDDTLMTHALVRVYAQVRDHLDAYAVADHLVPDLMTTPRWIPELEAEALPLHRIFLAEKWLVTRLHYGHADPREAGVGNIVNCGAAMYVAPVGLVNAANPPAAYAEALDVAGAHQSSYGREAAGVLAAAVAAAATPGATPDSVVSACLALAKDGTREAIEKVCEAASRHTDFESALVPLREAVAPYDTVGPDYRSPSLGARRPSRLHAIEELPVALGMVVVAAGDYRHAVLGAVNYGRDCDSIATMAGAVTGALGSPVPETWAKQVSEASRLDLWEPAATLTAVTREIFERDVRRRRTHEAAFATLGGPGCSD; encoded by the coding sequence ATGACCCCCAGAACAGAAGAAAGCGCAGCACCGAGTCTGGAGGAGCGCGTCACCGGCGCCCTGGTCGGCGCGGCCGTCGGCGACGCGCTGGGCGGCCCCGTCGAGGGCTACTCCCCCGCCCAGATCCTGGAGCGCCACGCAGGGCGCGTCCACGGCGTCGTCGGCCCCTGGCACGGCGACGCCTGGCGCACCGCCCGCCCCCTCGCGCCGTACCACAAGGGCGACGGCCACGTCACCGACGACACCTTGATGACCCACGCCCTCGTACGGGTCTACGCCCAGGTCCGCGACCACCTGGACGCGTACGCCGTCGCGGACCACCTGGTCCCGGACCTGATGACGACCCCGCGCTGGATCCCGGAACTGGAGGCGGAGGCCCTCCCCCTGCACCGGATCTTCCTGGCGGAGAAGTGGCTGGTCACCCGCCTCCACTACGGCCACGCCGACCCCCGGGAGGCCGGCGTCGGCAACATCGTCAACTGCGGTGCGGCGATGTACGTGGCCCCGGTCGGCCTGGTCAACGCGGCCAACCCGCCGGCCGCCTACGCCGAGGCCCTCGACGTCGCGGGCGCCCACCAGTCGTCGTACGGCCGCGAGGCGGCGGGCGTCCTCGCGGCGGCGGTGGCGGCGGCCGCCACACCCGGCGCGACCCCGGACTCGGTCGTCTCCGCCTGCCTGGCCCTGGCGAAGGACGGCACCCGCGAGGCGATCGAGAAGGTCTGCGAGGCGGCCTCCCGCCACACGGACTTCGAGTCGGCGCTGGTCCCGCTGCGGGAGGCGGTGGCCCCCTACGACACGGTGGGCCCCGACTACCGGTCCCCCTCCCTGGGCGCCCGCCGCCCGTCCCGGCTGCACGCGATCGAGGAACTCCCGGTCGCGCTGGGCATGGTGGTGGTGGCCGCCGGCGACTACCGCCACGCGGTCCTCGGCGCGGTCAACTACGGGCGCGACTGCGACTCCATCGCGACCATGGCCGGCGCCGTCACCGGCGCCCTCGGCTCACCGGTCCCCGAGACCTGGGCGAAGCAGGTGTCCGAGGCGAGCCGCCTGGACCTGTGGGAACCGGCGGCCACCCTCACGGCCGTCACCCGGGAGATCTTCGAACGGGACGTACGCCGCCGGCGGACGCACGAGGCGGCCTTCGCGACGCTCGGAGGCCCCGGATGCTCCGACTGA
- a CDS encoding ADP-ribosylglycohydrolase family protein, which yields MLRLTWVQPEDLIGHELRQAAQDGREPSAVAARWRAARGPEAPPRAGASPEPVSRYLRLLAEDLLDELADLPSTSADTEPTELAKIKALCPDWPDGRTPLGGDRPSARHEPLDGDRPSARHEPPGRDRSPSHQNPPGQGQPGHEPSGHRAGASGQRGGTPPTPAGETRAPVTTPDRLEAAWLGRAVGCLLGKPVEKLPLHAIRRLAASTGNWPLGTYFTARGVPADLLAKYPWNRRSAPTSLAENIDGMPEDDDLNYPLLNLLLLRRHGARFTTTDVAALWLDELPAGRTFTAERVAYRNLLSGLEPPHTARHRNPFREWIGALIRADVHGWTNPGDPAAAAEQAHRDATLTHTANGVYAAMFVAAAIARAATGTADVHTALRTGLTVIPPRSRLAEAVHHAVRLARAHDDFDTVVDELHATYSPTHHWVHAIPNTALITAALTHADGDFTGSICRAVSGGWDTDSNGATAGGIAALLAGAPAALPDRWTAPLKNRLATTVGAFDGTGFDTLAHLTHALTPRETPRP from the coding sequence ATGCTCCGACTGACCTGGGTCCAGCCGGAGGACCTGATCGGCCACGAACTGCGCCAGGCGGCCCAGGACGGCCGGGAGCCGTCGGCGGTCGCGGCGCGGTGGCGGGCGGCGAGGGGGCCGGAGGCCCCGCCGCGTGCGGGCGCGTCCCCGGAACCGGTCTCGCGCTACCTCCGGCTGCTCGCCGAGGACCTGCTGGACGAACTGGCGGACCTGCCCAGCACGTCGGCGGACACCGAACCGACCGAGCTCGCCAAGATCAAGGCACTGTGCCCGGACTGGCCGGACGGCCGGACCCCCCTCGGCGGCGATCGTCCGTCCGCCCGCCACGAACCGCTCGACGGCGATCGTCCGTCCGCCCGCCACGAACCACCCGGCCGCGATCGTTCACCCTCCCACCAGAACCCACCCGGCCAGGGCCAGCCCGGCCACGAGCCCTCCGGCCACCGGGCCGGCGCGAGCGGGCAGCGCGGCGGCACCCCGCCGACGCCGGCGGGCGAAACCCGCGCCCCCGTGACGACCCCGGACCGCCTGGAAGCGGCCTGGCTCGGCAGAGCGGTGGGCTGCCTCCTGGGCAAACCCGTGGAGAAGCTCCCCCTGCACGCCATCCGCCGACTGGCCGCGTCCACCGGGAACTGGCCCCTCGGCACGTACTTCACCGCACGCGGAGTCCCGGCCGACCTCCTGGCGAAGTACCCCTGGAACCGCCGCTCGGCGCCCACCTCCCTCGCCGAGAACATCGACGGCATGCCCGAGGACGACGACCTCAACTACCCCCTCCTCAACCTGCTCCTGCTGCGCCGCCACGGCGCGCGCTTCACCACCACCGACGTGGCGGCCCTGTGGCTGGACGAACTCCCGGCCGGCCGCACGTTCACCGCCGAACGCGTCGCCTACCGCAACCTCCTCAGCGGCCTGGAACCGCCGCACACGGCACGCCACCGCAACCCCTTCCGCGAATGGATCGGCGCCCTGATCCGCGCCGACGTGCACGGCTGGACCAACCCCGGCGACCCGGCCGCCGCCGCGGAACAGGCCCACCGGGACGCCACCCTCACCCACACCGCCAACGGCGTCTACGCGGCGATGTTCGTCGCGGCCGCCATCGCCCGCGCCGCCACCGGCACCGCGGACGTCCACACCGCGCTGCGCACCGGCCTCACCGTGATCCCGCCCCGCTCCCGCCTGGCCGAGGCCGTCCACCACGCCGTCCGGCTCGCCCGGGCCCACGACGACTTCGACACCGTCGTCGACGAACTCCACGCCACCTACTCCCCCACCCACCACTGGGTGCACGCCATCCCCAACACCGCCCTGATCACCGCCGCCCTCACCCACGCGGACGGCGACTTCACCGGCTCCATCTGCCGCGCCGTGTCCGGCGGTTGGGACACCGACTCCAACGGAGCCACGGCCGGCGGCATCGCCGCCCTGCTCGCCGGCGCCCCCGCCGCCCTGCCCGACCGCTGGACGGCCCCGCTGAAGAACCGGCTGGCCACCACCGTCGGCGCCTTCGACGGCACCGGTTTCGACACGCTCGCCCACCTCACCCACGCGCTCACCCCCCGGGAGACACCTCGCCCATGA
- the rbsK gene encoding ribokinase produces MTHIVVLGSTNMDLVAYVERAPRRGETVTGREFRTIPGGKGANQAIAAARAGATVSVIGAVGDDVFGPRLRSTLEHSGVSTDHLRTVEGPSGTAHIVVDDEGGNAIVVIPGANGTVDRLVPGDEGLIAAADALLLQLEIPLTAVLAGARTARGHGVRTVLTPAPARPLPPELLAATDLLVPNEHEAAALTGLTDPHRAAVALLDRVPEVVVTLGAAGSLYAARGTEPFTVPAPRVTAVDSTGAGDTFAGTLAVALGEGRPLREALTWAGTAAALSVQRPGASASMPYRSEIEARYTP; encoded by the coding sequence ATGACCCACATCGTCGTGCTCGGCAGCACGAACATGGATCTCGTCGCGTACGTCGAGAGGGCCCCGCGGCGCGGAGAGACCGTGACGGGCCGGGAGTTCCGTACGATCCCCGGCGGCAAGGGCGCCAACCAGGCCATCGCCGCAGCCCGCGCGGGCGCCACCGTGTCGGTGATCGGCGCGGTCGGCGACGACGTCTTCGGCCCCCGCCTGCGCTCCACCCTCGAACACTCCGGCGTCAGCACCGACCACCTGCGCACCGTCGAAGGCCCCTCCGGCACCGCGCACATCGTCGTGGACGACGAGGGCGGCAACGCCATCGTGGTGATCCCCGGCGCCAACGGCACCGTCGACCGCCTCGTCCCCGGCGACGAGGGCCTCATCGCCGCCGCCGACGCCCTGCTCCTCCAGCTGGAGATCCCCCTGACCGCGGTCCTCGCGGGCGCCCGGACGGCCCGCGGCCACGGCGTCCGTACGGTCCTCACCCCCGCGCCCGCCCGGCCCCTGCCGCCCGAACTCCTCGCCGCCACCGACCTGTTGGTCCCCAACGAGCACGAGGCCGCCGCGCTCACCGGCCTCACCGACCCGCACCGCGCGGCCGTCGCCCTGCTCGACCGGGTGCCGGAGGTGGTCGTCACCCTGGGCGCGGCGGGCAGCCTGTACGCGGCCCGTGGCACCGAACCGTTCACCGTGCCCGCCCCGCGGGTCACCGCCGTGGACTCGACCGGTGCGGGCGACACCTTCGCCGGCACCCTGGCCGTGGCACTCGGCGAGGGCCGCCCCCTGCGCGAGGCACTGACCTGGGCGGGCACCGCCGCCGCCCTCTCCGTCCAGCGGCCCGGCGCGTCGGCGTCGATGCCGTACCGCTCCGAGATCGAAGCGCGGTACACCCCATGA
- a CDS encoding CoA transferase — protein MTNSRTPAAPLTGLRVLDLATLFAGPLAATMLGDFGAEVIKVEHPAKPDPSRGHGPSKEGVGLWWKLLGRNKRTITLNLSTPGGRATLLRLAATADVVIENFRPGTLEKWDLGWEELSAANPRLVLTRVTAFGQFGPSAHRPGFGTLAEALSGFAAITGEPDAPPTLPPFGLADSIAGLATAYAVMTALAARDRTGEGQVVDMAIIEPILTVLGPQPTWYDQLGYVQERTGNRSANNAPRNTYRTADGGWVAVSTSAQSIAERVLRLVGRPELIDEPWFTTGAGRAAHADVLDEAVGTWIAARTRTDVLAAFEKAEAAVAPVQDVRDVLADPQYQALDTVTTVDDPELGPLRMQNVLFRLSATPGAIRWAGRPHGADTEEVLAGLGLTTAELTALREAGAV, from the coding sequence ATGACGAACTCCCGCACCCCCGCCGCCCCGCTCACCGGCCTCCGCGTCCTCGACCTCGCCACCCTCTTCGCCGGTCCCCTCGCCGCGACGATGCTCGGCGACTTCGGCGCGGAGGTCATCAAGGTCGAACACCCCGCCAAGCCCGACCCGTCCCGGGGCCACGGCCCCTCCAAGGAGGGCGTCGGCCTGTGGTGGAAGCTGCTGGGCCGCAACAAGCGCACGATCACCCTGAACCTCTCCACGCCCGGCGGCCGCGCCACCCTGCTGCGCCTCGCCGCCACCGCCGACGTGGTCATCGAGAACTTCCGCCCCGGCACCCTGGAGAAGTGGGACCTCGGCTGGGAGGAGCTGTCCGCCGCCAACCCGCGCCTGGTCCTCACCCGGGTCACCGCGTTCGGCCAGTTCGGCCCCTCCGCCCACCGCCCGGGCTTCGGCACCCTCGCCGAGGCGTTGAGCGGCTTCGCGGCGATCACCGGCGAACCGGACGCGCCCCCGACGCTCCCGCCCTTCGGCCTGGCCGACTCCATCGCGGGTCTCGCCACCGCCTATGCCGTCATGACGGCCCTCGCCGCCCGGGACCGCACCGGTGAGGGCCAGGTCGTCGACATGGCGATCATCGAGCCGATCCTGACCGTGCTGGGCCCGCAGCCGACCTGGTACGACCAGCTGGGATACGTGCAGGAACGCACCGGCAACCGCTCCGCCAACAACGCCCCGCGCAACACGTACCGCACGGCGGACGGCGGGTGGGTCGCCGTCTCCACCTCCGCCCAGTCGATCGCCGAGCGCGTGCTGCGTCTGGTGGGCCGCCCGGAACTGATCGACGAGCCGTGGTTCACGACGGGCGCCGGCCGGGCCGCCCACGCCGATGTGCTCGACGAGGCGGTCGGCACCTGGATCGCCGCCCGCACCCGCACCGACGTGCTGGCCGCCTTCGAGAAGGCCGAGGCGGCCGTCGCCCCGGTCCAGGACGTCCGGGACGTGCTGGCCGACCCGCAGTACCAGGCCCTGGACACCGTGACCACCGTCGACGACCCCGAACTGGGCCCGCTGCGCATGCAGAACGTCCTCTTCCGCCTCTCCGCCACCCCCGGCGCGATCCGCTGGGCGGGCCGCCCGCACGGCGCGGACACGGAGGAGGTCCTCGCCGGACTGGGCCTGACCACAGCCGAGCTGACCGCCCTGCGCGAGGCGGGCGCCGTATGA
- a CDS encoding CoA ester lyase has protein sequence MTAAPLTWLYVPGDRPHVVLKALTSGADVVVVDLEDAVAPDRKAYARAATADLLAEPQPVPVHVRVNALDSPAADLDLRALAALPGVRGLRLPKVTSPEQVIRVARTTALPDGSAPPLYALLESALGIEQAHAIASAHARLRGVALGEADLGADLGVREDAGLDWSRSRVVVAARAAGLPPPAQSVHPHIRDLEGLAASCAHGRALGFLGRAALHPRQLPVIERAYLPTAEEIEQAEAVVKAATRERGAQALPDGRFVDAAVVTAAHRTLSLARRH, from the coding sequence ATGACAGCGGCCCCTCTGACCTGGCTGTACGTGCCGGGCGACCGCCCGCACGTGGTCCTGAAGGCCCTCACCTCGGGCGCCGACGTGGTCGTGGTCGACCTGGAGGACGCGGTCGCCCCCGACCGCAAGGCGTACGCCCGCGCGGCCACCGCGGACCTCCTCGCCGAGCCGCAGCCGGTCCCGGTCCACGTGCGGGTGAACGCCCTCGACAGCCCGGCCGCCGACCTGGACCTGAGGGCGCTGGCCGCGCTCCCGGGCGTCCGCGGCCTGCGCCTGCCCAAGGTGACCTCGCCCGAGCAGGTCATCCGCGTCGCCCGGACCACCGCCCTCCCCGACGGCAGCGCGCCCCCGCTGTACGCCCTGCTGGAATCGGCCCTCGGGATCGAGCAGGCCCACGCCATCGCCTCCGCGCACGCCCGCCTGCGCGGTGTCGCCCTCGGCGAGGCGGACCTGGGCGCCGATCTGGGCGTACGCGAGGACGCCGGGCTCGACTGGTCCCGCTCCCGGGTGGTCGTGGCGGCCCGGGCGGCGGGACTGCCCCCGCCGGCCCAGTCCGTCCATCCGCACATCCGCGATCTGGAGGGCCTGGCCGCCTCCTGCGCCCACGGCCGCGCCCTGGGCTTCCTCGGCCGCGCCGCGCTCCACCCCCGCCAGCTCCCGGTGATCGAGCGGGCCTACCTGCCCACGGCGGAGGAGATCGAGCAGGCGGAGGCGGTCGTGAAGGCGGCGACCAGGGAACGGGGCGCGCAGGCGCTGCCGGACGGCAGGTTCGTCGACGCCGCGGTGGTGACAGCCGCACACCGCACGCTGTCACTGGCCCGCCGGCACTAG
- the lgt gene encoding prolipoprotein diacylglyceryl transferase: MELAYIPSPSRGVLHVGPIPLRGYAFCIIIGVFVAVWIGNRRWVARGGRVGTVADISVWAVPFGLLGGRLYHVITDYELYFSEGRNWVDAFKIWEGGLGIWGAIAVGAVGAWIACRRRGIPLPAYADAIAPGIAVAQAIGRWGNWFNQELYGKPTDLPWALEITSSSDGRVPGTYHPTFLYESLWCLGVAALVIWADRRFKLGHGRAFALYVAAYCAGRAWIEYMRIDDAHHILGLRLNVWTALIVFLLAVTYIVISWRKRPGRETVVEPGASDAPSGGEAEADGPRDADADGSDGTEPRSDGGTEADAEADAPGDPKKKDEAESAKKT, translated from the coding sequence ATGGAACTTGCCTACATTCCCAGCCCGTCACGCGGGGTGCTGCACGTCGGCCCCATCCCGCTGCGCGGCTACGCGTTCTGCATCATCATCGGCGTCTTCGTCGCCGTCTGGATCGGCAACCGGCGCTGGGTCGCCCGGGGCGGGCGGGTCGGCACGGTGGCCGACATCTCGGTCTGGGCCGTCCCGTTCGGTCTGCTCGGCGGTCGGCTCTACCACGTGATCACGGACTACGAGCTGTACTTCAGCGAGGGCCGTAACTGGGTGGACGCCTTCAAGATCTGGGAGGGCGGCCTCGGCATCTGGGGCGCGATCGCCGTCGGCGCGGTGGGTGCCTGGATCGCCTGCCGCCGGCGCGGCATCCCGCTGCCCGCGTACGCCGACGCCATCGCGCCCGGCATCGCGGTCGCCCAGGCCATCGGGCGCTGGGGCAACTGGTTCAACCAGGAGCTGTACGGCAAGCCCACCGACCTGCCCTGGGCGCTGGAGATCACCTCGTCGTCGGACGGGCGGGTACCGGGCACCTACCACCCGACGTTCCTCTACGAGTCGCTGTGGTGCCTCGGCGTCGCGGCCCTGGTGATCTGGGCGGACCGCCGCTTCAAGCTCGGCCACGGGCGGGCGTTCGCGCTGTACGTCGCCGCGTACTGCGCGGGCCGGGCCTGGATCGAGTACATGCGCATCGACGACGCCCACCACATCCTGGGCCTGCGGCTCAACGTCTGGACCGCGCTGATCGTGTTCCTGCTCGCGGTCACGTACATCGTGATCTCGTGGCGGAAGCGGCCGGGGCGGGAGACCGTGGTCGAGCCGGGTGCCTCCGACGCTCCCTCCGGCGGCGAGGCGGAGGCCGACGGCCCGCGTGACGCCGACGCCGACGGATCGGACGGGACCGAGCCGAGGAGCGACGGGGGGACGGAGGCCGACGCGGAGGCGGACGCCCCCGGCGACCCGAAGAAGAAGGACGAGGCCGAGTCCGCGAAGAAGACCTGA
- a CDS encoding thioredoxin domain-containing protein gives MSEKNREAKRTARERLAQEREKQKSADKRRRVLIVGASVVGVLGLAAVIGVVAANAGKDDGSDSAGPVVVPSGAQGKDGLALPAGKESATSTLTVWEDFRCPACKAFETAYRQVIHELTDSGQLKVDYHLATIIDGNMGGTGSRNAANAAACAQDVGKFTAYHDVLYDNQPPETDDAFAENSKLVELAAKVDGLDTPAFRTCVEKGTHNSWVEKSSAAFRTGGFSGTPTVILNGKNIYQDQTMTPAKLKQLVQEADQG, from the coding sequence GTGAGCGAGAAGAATCGAGAGGCAAAGCGCACCGCCCGCGAGCGGCTGGCGCAGGAGCGCGAGAAGCAGAAGTCCGCGGACAAGCGGCGCCGGGTGCTGATCGTGGGTGCGAGTGTGGTCGGCGTCCTGGGTCTCGCGGCGGTGATCGGCGTCGTCGCGGCCAACGCGGGCAAGGACGACGGCAGCGACTCCGCCGGCCCGGTCGTGGTCCCGTCCGGCGCGCAGGGCAAGGACGGCCTCGCCCTCCCGGCCGGCAAGGAGAGCGCCACGTCGACGCTCACCGTCTGGGAGGACTTCCGCTGTCCTGCCTGCAAGGCCTTCGAGACGGCGTACCGGCAGGTGATCCACGAGCTGACGGACTCCGGTCAGCTGAAGGTGGACTACCACCTGGCGACGATCATCGACGGCAACATGGGCGGCACCGGCTCCCGCAACGCGGCCAACGCCGCGGCCTGCGCCCAGGACGTCGGCAAGTTCACCGCCTACCACGACGTGCTCTACGACAACCAGCCCCCCGAGACCGACGACGCCTTCGCCGAGAACAGCAAGCTCGTCGAGCTCGCGGCCAAGGTCGACGGACTCGACACCCCCGCGTTCCGCACCTGTGTCGAGAAGGGCACGCACAACAGCTGGGTCGAGAAGTCCTCGGCGGCCTTCCGCACCGGCGGCTTCAGCGGCACGCCGACGGTGATCCTCAACGGCAAGAACATCTACCAGGACCAGACGATGACGCCGGCGAAGCTCAAGCAGCTCGTCCAGGAGGCCGACCAGGGGTGA
- the trpA gene encoding tryptophan synthase subunit alpha codes for MSGNIQLLTDTLAAARAEGRSALIAYLPAGFPTVDGGIEAIKAVLDGGADIVEVGLPHSDPVLDGPVIQTADDIALRGGVKIADVMRTVREAHEATGKPVLVMTYWNPIDRYGVERFTAELAEAGGAGCILPDLPVQESALWREHADKHGLATVFVVAPSSKDARLAEITEAGSGFVYAASLMGVTGTRTSVGAQARDLVERTRATGTGLAVCVGLGVSDATQAAEVAGFADGVIVGSAFVKRMLDAPDDAAGVEAVRALARELAQGVRGTA; via the coding sequence GTGAGCGGGAACATCCAGCTGTTGACGGACACCCTCGCCGCCGCCAGGGCCGAGGGCCGCTCCGCGCTCATCGCCTACCTCCCGGCCGGGTTCCCGACCGTGGACGGCGGCATCGAGGCGATCAAGGCCGTCCTCGACGGCGGCGCCGACATCGTCGAGGTGGGTCTGCCGCACAGCGACCCGGTGCTCGACGGTCCCGTCATCCAGACCGCCGACGACATCGCCCTGCGCGGCGGGGTCAAGATCGCCGACGTCATGCGCACGGTCCGCGAGGCCCACGAGGCCACCGGGAAGCCGGTGCTCGTGATGACGTACTGGAACCCGATCGACCGCTACGGCGTCGAGCGGTTCACCGCCGAGCTGGCCGAGGCGGGCGGGGCGGGCTGCATCCTGCCCGACCTGCCCGTGCAGGAGTCGGCGCTGTGGAGGGAGCACGCGGACAAGCACGGCCTCGCGACCGTCTTCGTCGTGGCGCCCAGCAGCAAGGACGCGCGGCTAGCCGAGATCACCGAGGCGGGCAGCGGCTTCGTCTACGCCGCCTCGCTGATGGGCGTCACCGGCACCCGCACGTCGGTCGGCGCGCAGGCGCGGGACCTGGTCGAACGCACCCGGGCCACCGGCACCGGTCTCGCCGTCTGCGTCGGGCTCGGCGTCTCCGACGCCACGCAGGCCGCGGAGGTGGCCGGCTTCGCCGACGGGGTGATCGTCGGATCGGCCTTCGTCAAGCGGATGCTGGACGCGCCGGACGACGCGGCCGGTGTCGAGGCGGTCCGCGCCCTCGCCCGGGAACTCGCGCAGGGCGTGCGCGGCACGGCCTGA